The following coding sequences lie in one Acidobacteriota bacterium genomic window:
- a CDS encoding TonB family protein, whose amino-acid sequence MTTPIPTVGAVLSRRQARDSGRLPRSAIGWALGIHLLIVALALIAPLLDGEPRRPLEFVPVRLVPARALGSEVAKPQPKPPPKAPERPQPKAPPPEPEVEPVAEEPAPQPAPQPPPRQPAPQQPTAAPPKPQPAPPPAPVDRQGSARGNPLGTSATLGANVATVDNPSFTYSYYLDRMLLLIEAQWRRPSTGQPVEALVHFRIRRDGRLENLEVVESSGSSSFDLAGLRAVQNAAPFPPLPAGYRSDSLGVNLVIR is encoded by the coding sequence GTGACCACCCCGATTCCGACCGTCGGTGCGGTGCTCAGCCGGCGGCAGGCGCGCGATTCCGGCCGCCTGCCGCGCTCGGCCATCGGCTGGGCCCTCGGAATCCACCTGTTGATCGTCGCCCTGGCGCTGATCGCTCCACTCCTCGACGGAGAGCCTCGCCGCCCGCTCGAGTTCGTCCCGGTCCGACTGGTCCCGGCCCGCGCCCTCGGCAGTGAGGTCGCCAAGCCACAGCCCAAGCCGCCTCCGAAGGCGCCCGAGCGCCCACAGCCCAAGGCCCCTCCCCCGGAACCGGAGGTCGAGCCGGTCGCCGAGGAGCCTGCCCCTCAGCCTGCGCCTCAGCCGCCGCCGCGACAACCGGCACCCCAACAGCCGACCGCCGCCCCACCCAAGCCGCAACCGGCGCCACCGCCGGCGCCGGTCGATCGTCAGGGCTCTGCACGGGGTAATCCGCTGGGCACCTCGGCGACGCTGGGGGCCAATGTCGCGACCGTCGACAACCCATCGTTCACCTATAGCTACTACCTCGACCGCATGCTGCTGCTGATCGAGGCCCAGTGGCGACGCCCGTCGACCGGTCAGCCGGTGGAAGCCTTGGTGCACTTCCGAATCCGTCGGGACGGCCGCCTCGAGAATCTCGAGGTGGTGGAGAGCTCCGGCTCGAGTAGCTTCGATCTCGCCGGCCTGCGAGCGGTCCAGAACGCCGCGCCCTTTCCGCCCCTGCCGGCGGGCTACCGCAGTGACTCCTTGGGGGTGAACCTTGTCATTCGATAG
- the tolR gene encoding protein TolR — MAFKLGDSDDSVLADINVTPLVDVMLVLLIVFMIAAPMLHQGIEVDLPKADQRALPMRKQDPLVISVNRDGIVYLRETPVHPSQLVERLTPILEGRDDDAVFLKGDREIPYGKMVELLDILQKGGITQVGLVTETERRNRRSR; from the coding sequence ATGGCCTTCAAGCTCGGCGATTCCGACGACTCCGTGCTGGCGGACATCAACGTCACCCCCCTGGTCGACGTCATGCTCGTCTTGCTGATCGTCTTCATGATCGCCGCACCGATGCTGCATCAGGGGATCGAGGTCGACCTGCCCAAAGCCGATCAGCGTGCTCTGCCGATGCGCAAGCAGGACCCCCTGGTGATCTCCGTCAACCGAGACGGCATCGTCTACCTGCGCGAGACGCCGGTCCACCCGTCACAGCTCGTTGAACGCCTGACGCCGATCCTCGAAGGGCGCGATGACGATGCGGTCTTTCTCAAGGGTGATCGCGAGATCCCCTACGGCAAGATGGTCGAGCTCCTCGACATTCTTCAGAAGGGCGGCATCACCCAGGTCGGCCTGGTGACGGAAACGGAGCGGCGCAACCGGAGATCACGGTGA
- a CDS encoding MotA/TolQ/ExbB proton channel family protein codes for MNISAHLPFLTVPALGSEEIAGPTIFETFLEAGWMAKGVFLVLVIFSLLSWAVVVAKAFQFQRADRQSESFLQIFRKSRRFSEVSSATGNLAASPLVGLFQTGHAEIDAQIKQADGGALRLRSLPALERSLQRAVNVELQSFSRWTSLLATTAAATPFIGLFGTVYGIMIAFQDIGLTGSTSLAVVAPGIAEALVNTAAGLGAAIPALVAYNYFANRLRRLRLKLEDFALEFLNLAERNFT; via the coding sequence TTGAATATCTCTGCCCATTTGCCGTTTCTCACCGTGCCTGCCCTCGGGAGCGAGGAGATTGCCGGACCGACCATCTTCGAGACCTTCCTGGAAGCCGGATGGATGGCCAAGGGAGTCTTCCTGGTGCTGGTGATTTTTTCCCTGCTTTCCTGGGCCGTGGTGGTGGCGAAGGCCTTTCAGTTTCAACGCGCCGACCGCCAAAGCGAGTCCTTTCTACAGATCTTCCGCAAGAGCCGCCGCTTCAGCGAGGTCTCTTCGGCCACCGGCAACCTGGCGGCTTCGCCCCTGGTCGGTCTGTTCCAGACCGGACACGCCGAGATCGACGCGCAGATCAAGCAAGCCGACGGCGGAGCCCTGCGGCTGCGCTCCCTGCCCGCCCTCGAGCGCAGCCTGCAACGAGCGGTCAACGTCGAGCTGCAGTCCTTCAGTCGCTGGACCAGTCTGCTCGCCACCACCGCCGCCGCCACCCCCTTCATCGGCCTCTTCGGGACCGTCTACGGCATCATGATCGCCTTCCAGGACATCGGTCTCACCGGCTCGACCTCGCTGGCGGTGGTCGCCCCGGGCATCGCCGAGGCGCTGGTCAACACGGCGGCTGGCCTGGGCGCCGCGATCCCGGCCCTGGTGGCCTACAACTACTTCGCCAACCGGCTGCGACGGCTGCGCCTCAAGCTCGAGGACTTCGCCCTCGAGTTCCTCAACCTCGCCGAGCGCAACTTCACCTGA
- a CDS encoding LOG family protein yields the protein MNAQHRALFPNPPSPLPESRWGRLRRRARQRLLRLFDRTILALYELISWLDQRAPIERRFFRVAIFGSSRLERTDPQYAEVRQLAKNLSLAGCDIVTGGGPGLMRAANEGGRAGSAALKTRSFGLTILLPFEEQPNPFLDEVEEHKTFFSRLHHFIRMSHAYVVVDGGLGTTLEALMVWQLLQVGLLEDDRELIFVGPMWSGLREWVQRDIVARNLASAGDLRKVHWVRDTDEAIEIVRDARRRFIERHGTIVSPRSVTFPKPPARDLRP from the coding sequence ATGAACGCACAGCATCGAGCACTCTTCCCCAACCCTCCCTCGCCACTGCCGGAAAGCCGCTGGGGCCGCCTGCGCCGCCGTGCCCGGCAACGTCTGTTGCGGCTCTTCGATCGCACCATTCTCGCCCTCTACGAGCTGATCTCCTGGCTCGATCAGCGCGCCCCCATCGAGCGGCGCTTCTTCCGTGTCGCCATCTTCGGATCGAGCCGCCTCGAGCGCACCGACCCGCAGTACGCCGAGGTGCGACAGCTCGCCAAAAACCTCTCCCTCGCCGGTTGCGACATCGTCACCGGTGGCGGACCGGGCCTGATGCGCGCCGCCAACGAGGGCGGCCGAGCCGGCTCCGCCGCCCTCAAGACGCGCTCCTTCGGCCTCACCATCCTGTTGCCCTTCGAGGAACAGCCAAACCCCTTCCTCGACGAGGTCGAGGAGCACAAGACGTTCTTCTCCCGACTCCACCACTTCATCCGCATGAGCCATGCCTACGTGGTGGTCGATGGCGGCCTCGGGACCACTCTCGAGGCCCTGATGGTCTGGCAGCTCCTCCAGGTCGGGCTGCTCGAAGACGACCGCGAGCTGATCTTCGTCGGACCGATGTGGAGCGGCCTCCGGGAGTGGGTGCAGCGAGACATCGTCGCCCGCAACCTGGCGTCTGCCGGCGACCTCCGCAAGGTGCACTGGGTGCGCGATACGGATGAGGCCATCGAGATCGTGCGCGACGCTCGCCGCCGATTCATCGAGCGCCACGGCACCATCGTCTCGCCGCGCTCCGTCACCTTCCCCAAACCGCCGGCTCGCGACCTGCGGCCCTGA
- a CDS encoding electron transfer flavoprotein subunit beta/FixA family protein, which yields MRVAVCIKQVPDTEARLRVAKDGRWLDEEDLPFIINESDEYALEEGLRIAEASGGEVVVISLGPARVKEALRKGLALGAARAVHLEDEAFSGGDALATGRALAAAVAKEECELVLTGSQSDDVGFGSTGSVLAGFLGWPHAWLVMGVEIEDGTAKVTREMESGKNEISRLPLPAVFEVQAGINHPRYASLKGIMKAKRKPIDTLAPADLGLSPEDVGQAGSRLEIVSVAFPDSGAGAQIIEGEPEQASRELVDKLRQEARVL from the coding sequence ATGCGCGTTGCGGTATGTATCAAACAGGTACCGGACACGGAGGCTCGACTGAGAGTCGCCAAGGACGGTCGCTGGCTGGACGAGGAAGATCTGCCGTTCATCATCAACGAGAGCGACGAGTACGCACTGGAAGAAGGCTTGCGAATCGCCGAGGCTTCCGGTGGCGAGGTGGTGGTGATCAGCCTGGGACCGGCGCGCGTCAAGGAAGCGCTGCGCAAGGGACTGGCCCTGGGGGCGGCGCGCGCCGTGCACCTCGAGGACGAGGCCTTCTCGGGCGGTGACGCTCTTGCCACCGGCCGTGCCCTGGCGGCCGCCGTCGCCAAGGAAGAGTGTGAGCTGGTGCTCACCGGTTCGCAGTCCGACGACGTCGGCTTCGGCTCGACGGGCTCGGTCCTCGCCGGCTTCCTCGGCTGGCCCCACGCCTGGCTGGTGATGGGGGTCGAGATCGAAGACGGGACGGCCAAGGTCACCCGCGAGATGGAGAGTGGCAAGAACGAGATCTCTCGCTTGCCTCTGCCGGCGGTGTTCGAAGTTCAGGCCGGCATCAATCACCCGCGCTACGCCTCCTTGAAGGGCATCATGAAGGCCAAGCGCAAGCCCATCGACACCCTCGCGCCGGCCGATCTCGGCCTCAGTCCAGAGGACGTGGGGCAAGCTGGATCGCGCCTCGAGATCGTTTCCGTCGCCTTCCCGGATAGCGGTGCCGGGGCCCAGATCATCGAAGGTGAGCCGGAGCAGGCGAGTCGCGAGCTGGTCGACAAGCTGCGCCAGGAAGCGAGGGTTTTGTAA
- a CDS encoding electron transfer flavoprotein subunit alpha/FixB family protein: MSRVWIVPEHNGERLTRPGREALVAGQRLAADLGVKAEVLLLGADVSAVANHLAASADLAGVHTAQHEALAVYTPGAYCDALAPAIEAASPAFVVFAHNYQTVDYFARLAQRLGAGLLPEVTAWEQDGEGFLWSRPILAGKMTSKVRMRGTGTVLLSVQSGAFSGDALAAGSAPVEALALGEVTADREILSIEDAGGNEVDLTKADVIIAVGRGVGGEDKLGPIHELAEVLGADIGASRPVIDSGWLPRDRQIGSSGQTVSPKLYIAVGISGAIQHAVGMKGSSCVVAINKDSGAPIFGMSQYGIVGDLHEVLPALTAAIRESREG, from the coding sequence ATGAGCCGTGTCTGGATCGTTCCGGAGCACAACGGAGAGCGCCTGACGCGGCCCGGTCGCGAGGCGCTGGTTGCCGGCCAGCGGCTGGCGGCCGATCTCGGGGTCAAGGCGGAAGTCCTGTTGCTGGGGGCCGACGTCTCGGCCGTCGCCAATCACCTGGCCGCCTCGGCGGACCTGGCGGGAGTTCACACGGCACAGCACGAGGCGCTCGCCGTCTACACGCCGGGGGCCTACTGCGATGCCCTGGCGCCGGCCATCGAGGCGGCGTCGCCAGCGTTCGTGGTGTTTGCCCACAACTATCAAACGGTGGACTACTTCGCTCGTCTCGCCCAGCGCCTCGGCGCCGGCCTGCTGCCGGAGGTGACGGCGTGGGAGCAGGACGGCGAGGGCTTCCTCTGGAGCCGCCCGATCTTGGCCGGCAAGATGACGTCCAAGGTGCGCATGCGCGGTACCGGGACGGTGCTGCTGTCGGTGCAGTCGGGTGCCTTCTCGGGCGATGCCCTGGCGGCCGGCAGTGCTCCCGTCGAGGCTCTGGCCCTGGGCGAGGTGACCGCCGACCGGGAGATCTTGTCGATCGAGGATGCCGGCGGCAACGAGGTCGATCTGACCAAGGCCGATGTGATCATCGCCGTCGGACGAGGCGTCGGTGGCGAGGACAAGCTCGGTCCGATTCACGAGCTGGCCGAGGTGCTGGGCGCCGACATCGGCGCCAGCCGTCCGGTGATCGACAGCGGTTGGCTGCCGCGGGACCGTCAGATCGGTTCCTCCGGCCAGACGGTGAGCCCCAAGCTGTACATCGCCGTTGGAATCTCGGGGGCGATTCAGCACGCTGTGGGGATGAAGGGATCGTCCTGCGTGGTGGCGATCAACAAGGATTCGGGGGCACCCATCTTCGGCATGTCCCAGTACGGCATCGTCGGGGACCTGCACGAGGTCTTGCCGGCGCTGACGGCGGCGATTCGCGAGTCGCGGGAAGGCTGA
- the murB gene encoding UDP-N-acetylmuramate dehydrogenase, whose translation MTAPYPVVEQLAASCLDRDHPLGPWTTFGIGGPADLFYRADSRDELVRAVSAARNTETPYFLLGSGANILVGDRGFRGLVIHNRAARLELDGSRKTLWAESGATMYPTVIETAVGAGLSGLEHYVGIPSSVGGALWQNLHFLSPAPERERTMFIAEVLTQAEILAADGERRTVDADYFEFGYDYSILHDRDDIVLAATFGLEPADEARLRRVMAENLDWRRQRHPPLDREPSAGSIFKKIEGIGAGRLIDEAGLKGFTIGGAQISHRHANIVINLGGARARDVRQVIDHAIQVVADRTGYILEPEISFVGEF comes from the coding sequence GTGACCGCCCCCTACCCCGTCGTCGAGCAGCTCGCCGCGAGCTGCCTGGACCGCGATCACCCCCTGGGGCCCTGGACCACCTTCGGCATCGGAGGCCCGGCGGACCTCTTCTACCGCGCCGACTCGAGGGACGAGCTGGTCCGCGCCGTGAGCGCCGCCCGCAATACCGAGACGCCGTACTTCCTGCTCGGCAGCGGCGCCAACATCCTGGTTGGCGACCGGGGCTTCCGCGGCCTGGTCATCCACAATCGGGCCGCCCGCCTCGAGCTCGACGGGTCACGAAAAACGCTCTGGGCGGAGAGCGGCGCCACCATGTATCCGACGGTGATCGAGACCGCCGTCGGGGCCGGCCTCTCGGGCCTCGAGCACTACGTCGGCATTCCCTCGAGCGTCGGCGGAGCCCTTTGGCAAAATCTTCACTTCCTTTCGCCAGCTCCCGAGCGCGAACGAACGATGTTCATCGCCGAGGTCCTGACCCAGGCCGAGATTCTCGCTGCCGACGGCGAACGCCGCACCGTCGACGCCGATTACTTCGAGTTCGGCTACGACTACTCCATCCTGCACGACCGGGACGACATCGTCCTGGCCGCGACCTTCGGCCTCGAGCCCGCTGACGAGGCCCGACTGCGGCGGGTGATGGCCGAGAATCTCGACTGGCGGCGCCAGCGCCACCCGCCCCTCGATCGTGAGCCCAGCGCCGGATCGATCTTCAAGAAGATCGAAGGCATTGGTGCCGGCCGCTTGATCGACGAAGCCGGGCTCAAGGGCTTCACCATCGGCGGTGCTCAGATCAGTCACCGCCACGCCAACATCGTCATCAACCTCGGAGGGGCCCGGGCTCGGGATGTACGCCAGGTGATCGATCACGCCATCCAGGTGGTGGCCGATAGAACCGGATACATCCTCGAGCCGGAAATCTCTTTCGTGGGCGAGTTCTGA
- the rpiB gene encoding ribose 5-phosphate isomerase B produces MKIALGCDHAGYRYKEEIKRHLQQQGHEAVDFGTDSTESTDYPLFVRPAAEAVARGECDRAIVLGGSGNGEAMAANRVVGVRCALCWNADSARLAREHNDANALSLGERMMSLDTALEIVSIWLETPFEGGRHVRRIALLDQP; encoded by the coding sequence ATGAAGATCGCCCTCGGCTGTGACCATGCCGGCTACCGCTATAAAGAAGAGATCAAACGCCACCTGCAGCAGCAGGGCCACGAGGCGGTCGACTTCGGGACCGACTCGACCGAATCCACCGACTATCCGCTCTTCGTGCGGCCGGCGGCCGAAGCCGTGGCCCGCGGCGAGTGCGATCGCGCCATCGTCCTCGGGGGCTCCGGCAATGGTGAGGCGATGGCCGCCAATCGCGTCGTCGGCGTGCGCTGCGCCCTGTGCTGGAACGCCGATTCGGCGCGCCTGGCGCGCGAGCACAACGACGCCAACGCCCTCTCCCTCGGCGAGCGCATGATGTCCCTCGATACCGCCCTCGAAATCGTCTCCATCTGGCTCGAGACACCCTTCGAGGGCGGCCGTCACGTGCGTCGGATCGCTCTCCTCGACCAGCCCTGA
- a CDS encoding RNA methyltransferase, whose amino-acid sequence MITSRHNAKLKDIRRLRRCKDDRALLEGPRLIDEALASGCTIEEIFITPEMLTAGSWQPPADRAPTLVDGRLLDELADTDSPRGLLAVARLPRATVPKVPDGLYLYVDGLQDPGNLGALARVAEAAGVAGLFLAIGTAHPNHPRALRASAGSLLRLPTARLAEVEATRRHLGPEVPWFSLQPRGGDSLYRASLPRPAVLALGAEGPGLSPAVAAVARRSLTIPLAAPVESLNATVAAALALFEWRHRSAGKALDQPSDSR is encoded by the coding sequence ATGATCACCAGCCGCCACAATGCAAAGCTGAAGGATATTCGGCGCCTGCGACGATGTAAAGATGACCGGGCGCTGCTCGAAGGCCCGCGCCTGATCGACGAGGCCCTCGCCAGCGGCTGCACCATCGAAGAGATCTTCATCACTCCCGAAATGCTCACCGCCGGCTCCTGGCAGCCACCGGCCGACCGAGCGCCGACGCTGGTCGACGGCCGCCTCCTCGACGAGCTCGCCGACACCGACAGCCCGCGCGGTCTCCTCGCCGTCGCCCGCCTGCCCCGGGCCACCGTCCCGAAGGTTCCCGACGGCCTCTATCTCTACGTCGACGGGCTCCAGGATCCGGGCAATCTCGGCGCCCTGGCACGGGTGGCCGAGGCCGCCGGCGTCGCCGGCCTGTTCCTGGCCATCGGGACTGCTCACCCGAATCACCCACGGGCATTGCGCGCTTCCGCCGGCAGTCTTTTGCGGCTGCCCACCGCGCGCCTCGCGGAGGTCGAGGCGACTCGCCGACACCTCGGCCCCGAGGTCCCCTGGTTCAGCCTGCAGCCGCGCGGCGGCGACAGCCTCTACCGGGCCTCCCTACCGCGTCCCGCGGTGCTCGCCCTGGGCGCCGAAGGGCCAGGGCTGTCGCCGGCCGTCGCCGCCGTCGCCCGCCGCTCCCTGACCATTCCCCTGGCGGCTCCGGTCGAATCCCTCAACGCCACCGTCGCCGCCGCCCTCGCCCTGTTCGAATGGCGGCATCGGTCGGCCGGCAAGGCCCTCGATCAGCCCTCCGACTCCCGATAG
- a CDS encoding DUF84 family protein produces MDDKQFWRDLQKGLAVAVAGATPAHLLGVRDAVLRYLHHVVGLKTSVAVVPQPVDTGSRGLAVSEVEVVEALRSRLQEVELQVGEEYALLVAAEGGVHSLDLDLGPKSFVTSWAVVRTSFGEGLGSSGSIELPAEVMMRSGALGRGGTRRSGGMLSSLTGGQENRRRATATATFHALCALFYGTAGGPRSGP; encoded by the coding sequence ATGGACGACAAGCAATTCTGGCGTGACCTACAGAAAGGTCTGGCGGTCGCCGTCGCCGGCGCGACGCCGGCCCATCTGCTGGGTGTCCGCGACGCGGTGCTGCGTTATTTGCATCACGTCGTCGGGCTGAAGACCTCCGTCGCGGTGGTGCCGCAGCCGGTCGACACCGGGTCGCGCGGGCTAGCCGTCTCGGAAGTCGAGGTGGTGGAGGCGCTGCGCTCGCGGTTACAGGAGGTCGAGCTCCAGGTGGGGGAGGAGTACGCCTTGCTGGTGGCCGCCGAAGGCGGGGTGCACAGCCTCGACCTCGACCTCGGACCGAAGTCCTTCGTCACCAGTTGGGCGGTGGTGCGCACGAGCTTCGGAGAGGGTCTCGGCAGCAGCGGCTCGATCGAGCTCCCGGCCGAAGTCATGATGCGGTCCGGGGCTCTCGGCCGGGGAGGGACGCGCCGTAGCGGGGGCATGTTGAGCTCCCTGACAGGCGGACAGGAAAACCGCCGCAGGGCGACCGCCACGGCCACCTTTCATGCCCTCTGCGCCCTTTTCTACGGTACCGCCGGAGGGCCCCGCTCGGGACCCTGA
- the metK gene encoding methionine adenosyltransferase encodes MADPKTYLFTSESVTDGHPDKIADQVSDSILDAVLAQDPQGRVACETLVTTGMVLLAGELTTSAKVDFASVARETIRQIGYDDPALGFDGNSCAVVSALDPQSPDIAMGVDPGGAGDQGLMFGFACRETEELMPLPLVLAHRITRRLAEVRRAGEVDWLRPDGKSQVTVEYEGSRPVRVHTVVVSTQHAPEVSAEEIRREVIARVVRPVVPAEMLDDDTIFHINPTGRFVIGGPQGDCGLTGRKIIVDTYGGVGKHGGGAFSGKDPTKVDRSASYMARHIAKNLVAAGVAERLEVQLAYAIGVADPVSVHVETFGTGALPARAIEEIVRSTFRLDPKGIISDLDLLRPIYRQTAAFGHFGRSEADLLWEATNRADEIRKLAGLENAPATT; translated from the coding sequence ATGGCCGACCCCAAGACCTATCTCTTCACGTCCGAGTCCGTGACCGACGGGCATCCGGACAAGATCGCCGACCAGGTGTCGGACTCGATCCTCGACGCGGTGCTGGCGCAGGACCCTCAGGGGCGGGTGGCCTGCGAGACCTTGGTCACCACCGGAATGGTTCTGTTGGCCGGTGAGCTCACCACCTCGGCGAAGGTCGATTTCGCATCGGTGGCGCGGGAGACGATCCGCCAGATCGGCTACGACGACCCGGCCCTCGGCTTCGACGGCAACAGCTGCGCCGTGGTCTCGGCCCTCGATCCCCAGAGCCCGGACATCGCGATGGGCGTCGATCCTGGTGGGGCCGGCGACCAGGGACTGATGTTCGGCTTCGCTTGCCGCGAGACGGAAGAGCTCATGCCGCTGCCGCTGGTGCTGGCCCACCGCATCACGCGGCGCCTGGCGGAGGTTCGTCGCGCCGGCGAGGTCGATTGGCTGCGGCCGGACGGCAAGAGCCAGGTGACGGTCGAGTACGAGGGGTCGCGTCCGGTGCGCGTGCACACGGTGGTGGTGTCGACCCAGCACGCCCCGGAAGTCTCCGCCGAGGAGATCCGGCGCGAGGTGATCGCGCGGGTGGTGCGCCCGGTGGTGCCGGCGGAGATGCTCGACGACGACACCATTTTCCACATCAACCCCACCGGTCGTTTCGTCATCGGTGGTCCGCAAGGTGACTGCGGTCTCACCGGGCGCAAGATCATCGTCGATACCTACGGCGGAGTCGGCAAGCACGGTGGCGGCGCCTTTTCGGGCAAGGATCCAACCAAGGTCGATCGCTCGGCGAGCTACATGGCGCGTCACATCGCCAAGAACCTGGTGGCCGCCGGTGTTGCCGAGCGCCTCGAAGTGCAGCTCGCCTACGCCATCGGCGTCGCCGATCCGGTGTCCGTCCACGTCGAGACCTTCGGCACCGGAGCTTTGCCGGCTCGGGCGATCGAAGAGATCGTCCGCTCGACCTTCCGCCTCGACCCCAAGGGGATCATTTCCGACCTCGACCTGCTGCGACCGATCTATCGCCAGACGGCGGCTTTCGGTCACTTCGGTCGCAGCGAGGCGGACCTGCTGTGGGAGGCCACCAACCGTGCCGACGAGATTCGCAAGCTCGCCGGCCTCGAGAACGCTCCGGCCACCACCTGA
- a CDS encoding sigma-70 family RNA polymerase sigma factor, producing MTSPAEQSHPDTSIEELIEKLQPKLRRILARYRVPLQDAEDLLQQSFLDLVYKRKSIYNPEAWLLATVRNRSIIYWRRRRSQVCEAMDMSILEMIAKPEAPQQSKAALRHDLERVLGQLPERCQSLLKLRYGLGYKPVEVAETLGYQPSSIRKVTSRCLTRLTKQLVEVGFCADD from the coding sequence ATGACGTCCCCCGCTGAGCAGAGTCACCCAGACACCTCGATCGAAGAGCTGATCGAGAAGCTTCAGCCGAAGCTGCGGCGGATACTCGCGCGTTACCGTGTACCGCTGCAGGACGCTGAAGATCTGTTGCAACAATCGTTTCTCGACCTGGTCTACAAGCGCAAGTCGATCTACAACCCGGAAGCTTGGTTGTTGGCGACGGTGCGCAACCGCTCGATCATCTACTGGCGCCGCCGCCGTTCGCAGGTCTGCGAGGCGATGGATATGTCGATCCTCGAGATGATCGCCAAGCCGGAAGCCCCGCAACAGTCCAAGGCGGCCCTGCGGCACGATCTGGAGCGAGTCTTGGGACAGCTCCCGGAACGCTGCCAGTCGCTGCTCAAGTTGCGCTACGGCCTGGGCTACAAGCCGGTCGAAGTGGCCGAAACCCTCGGCTACCAACCTTCGAGCATCCGCAAGGTAACGAGTCGCTGCCTGACGCGCCTGACCAAGCAGCTCGTCGAAGTCGGCTTCTGCGCCGACGACTGA
- a CDS encoding sigma-70 family RNA polymerase sigma factor, producing MATLDRPEVREPLNQLLRKIRPGLERVLRHYDVPPEDAEDILQDAQLTLLYKWDKIQNPEAWLVGTLRKKCIVYWRKRRGRMTEAVDAAILDLLAEPQTPSQSRADLSHDLKRVLIKLPDRCQRLLRLRYGLGYGPTEVAEKMGYRPSSIRKITNRCLAALSRELFTAGFWRKSKND from the coding sequence ATGGCCACACTGGATCGCCCGGAAGTTCGAGAGCCCCTCAATCAGCTCCTGAGAAAGATTCGCCCTGGGCTCGAGAGGGTTTTACGTCACTACGACGTCCCCCCCGAGGACGCCGAGGACATCCTGCAGGATGCCCAACTTACCCTGCTGTACAAGTGGGACAAGATTCAGAATCCCGAAGCCTGGCTCGTAGGGACTCTGCGCAAGAAGTGCATCGTCTATTGGCGTAAACGCCGGGGGCGCATGACCGAGGCGGTGGATGCCGCGATTCTCGATCTGCTGGCCGAGCCACAGACACCTTCGCAGTCTCGCGCGGACCTTTCTCATGATTTGAAGCGCGTTCTGATCAAGCTTCCCGATCGCTGTCAGCGCCTGCTCCGTTTGCGATACGGACTGGGCTACGGACCGACGGAAGTGGCGGAGAAGATGGGTTATCGACCCTCCAGCATCCGCAAGATCACGAACCGCTGTCTTGCGGCCTTGAGCCGCGAATTATTCACGGCCGGCTTTTGGAGAAAGTCGAAAAATGACTGA